One window of the Ammospiza nelsoni isolate bAmmNel1 chromosome 2, bAmmNel1.pri, whole genome shotgun sequence genome contains the following:
- the SLC10A2 gene encoding ileal sodium/bile acid cotransporter, translated as MTAAEAGDPKQGHFICAVSGDTASSPPAAPSQGVCKETEEQFNAGPLAENSTACPANATICDGTSCVLTEDNFNQTLSVVLSTVLTIMLALVMFSMGCNVEIKNFLGHIKRPWGIFVGFLCQFGIMPLTAFLLSLAFNILPIQAVVVMIMGCCPGGTASNVIAYWVDGDMDLSISMTTCSTLLAMGMMPLCLFVYTKMWTDADAIVLPYNSIGLSLVALVVPVSVGIFVNHKWPSKAKIILKVGSIVGAVLIVLTAVVGGILYKGSWVITPKLWIIGTIFPAAGYTLGFFLARLAGLSWNRCRTVSLETGMQNTQLCSTVVQLSFTPEQLELMFTFPLIYSIFQLLFAALILGGYRLYRRRHVKTKTDVEKTAQKEDSKSEAKINGGFVSDEIK; from the exons ATGAcggctgcagaggctggagacCCAAAGCAGGGACATTTCATCTGTGCTGTGTCTGGGGATACAGCATCAAGCCCCCCTGCAGCGCCCAGTCAAGGGGTCtgcaaggagacagaggag CAATTTAATGCTGGTCCTTTGGCAGAAAACTCCACAGCTTGTCCAGCAAATGCTACTATttgtgatggcacctcttgtGTATTGACAGAAGATAATTTTAATCAAACTTTGAGCGTAGTTTTAAGTACTGTTCTAACAATCATGTTGGCTTTGGTGATGTTCTCCATGGGCTGCAATGTGGAAATCAAGAATTTCTTGGGCCACATAAAAAGACCCTGGGGTATATTTGTGGGTTTCCTTTGCCAGTTTGGAATTATGCCTCTCACAGCCTTCTTGCTCTCTTTGGCCTTCAACATCCTTCCTATTCAAGCTGTCGTGGTGATGATCATGGGATGCTGTCCGGGGGGCACAGCCTCGAATGTTATCGCCTACTGGGTGGATGGAGACATGGACCTAAG CATCAGCATGACAACTTGCTCCACGCTGCTTGCAATGGGAATGATGCCACTTTGTCTCTTTGTTTACACCAAAATGTGGACTGATGCTGATGCAATTGTACTCCCCTATAACAGCATTG gACTTTCTCTGGTAGCTCTTGTAGTTCCTGTTTCAGTGGGAATATTTGTCAACCACAAGTGGCCTAGTAAAGCAAAAATCATACTTAAG GTAGGTTCCATTGTGGGAGCAGTGCTCATCGTGCTCACTGCTGTGGTTGGGGGAATACTCTACAAAGGCTCCTGGGTTATCACACCAAAATTATGGATCATTGGCACCAtatttccagcagctggataTACTTTAGGATTCTTTCTGGCTCGCCTAGCTGGTCTGTCATGGAACAG GTGTCGTACAGTGTCTCTGGAAACAGGCATGCAAAACACCCAGCTATGTTCCACCGTAGTACAGCTCTCATTCACTCCTGAACAACTTGAACTGATGTTTACTTTCCCACTCATCTACAGCATTTTCCAGCTGTTGTTTGCAGCACTAATTTTAGGAG GCTACCGTCTTTACAGAAGACGCCATGTCAAAACAAAGACAGATGTTGAGAAAACAGCGCAAAAAGAGGATTCAAAATCAGAAGCTAAAATAAATGGAGGATTTGTATCAGATGAGATTAAATAG